The region TAGCCTGGCTCCGATTTTTTTATGACTGAAGTGCTGAATACTAGTGCTCCAGAACTATGCTATGACTACTAGAGTAGGTCAGATGCTTTGTGTTCCACAGTGACTTCCTGACCCACCAAGGCGCCAATCAGAACCCTGGAGggatgaacatacgaacatatgaattaggattagaagcaggagtaggcaactcagcccctcgagcctcctccgccattcagtaagatcacggctgatctggttgtaacctgaactccatattcctgcctacccttgataacttttcacccccttgcttatcaagaacctatttacctctgccttaaagatagtCAAGGacactgcctcaaccaccttttgaaaaAGAGAATTGCAAAGtctcacaaccccctgagattaaatttttttcctcatctcttattttgaccccttattttgaaacagtgaccccaagttctaaattcccccacaagaggaaacaacctttccgcatccatcctatcaagtcccctcgggattttatgtttcagtcaagttcaAATTCAACTCTTGTTAAGTCCAgcaaatacaagcctagcctgtccagcctttcctcatgagacaacctgcatattccaggtattagtttagtaaaccttctctgaactgcctccaacacatttacatccttccttaaataaggaggcaaatactgtacacagtaatccagaatgtggcctcaccaataccctgcataactgaagcataacctccctactcttgtattcaattccccttacaataaacgaGAATATCctgttagctttgctaattacttgctgcacctgcatactaacctttgcaATTCATACACTaggccacccagatccctctgcatcttagaACTCTGCAATCTGGAAATTTGGGGGTCAGTCACATAATATCAGAAGAGGTTCTACAAAATAACAAAGATCAAAAAAAATCTAGAAGTTTAGAATATTGATTGAATATAAACACCAAAAATATAATATAAACTACCAAAAAACAATAGTAATTAGATGGAGTGCATTAGAAGAAACTAGAGTAAAGATTGAAGTGGATGATGTCACACTGGAACAAGTAGATAAGTCTACTTAAAGCCTatccagcttttcctcataagacaacctacccattccagCAGTGCAGCAACACTCAGAAAGCACCatgtcatccaggacaaagcagtttgtttgatcagcacctcatctaccaccttaaacattcattgccTCCACCCCTGGTTCACcatatgtgtaccatctacatgatacacttcagcaactcatcaagggCTCAGCAGAACCCATGCTTagcaccacctagaaggacaagacaaTGCTGTGAGAGTATCTTTGCCACAGGGAGTGCAATGGTTCAtgagaaacagaaacaaaaaaaaaatactgacCAGATGGAGGTATTTGGCCCATCACGTCTGTGCTAATTGAGAAAGAAGCTTCTAGCTTAATTCCAGCCCTTGAAGGTCCATAAACTTGTAGGTTATGCCACTTCAAGTGcctattttttttaatgcagtgagggtttctgcctctatcactctctgggtgaccaTACGTCTCCTCAACTTCTCTCCAATcctaccaattattttaaatctctgctaaaGGGAGTaggtccttcctattcactcttaTCTAGGCCCTTCAATTTAGTAtcactcaattaaatctcccctcagactCCTCTTCCAAAGGAAACAAATCCAAGCAGGCAAATATGCAGTAATATTATCCAGCAATTTAATTTTGTATTTTAATCAGGGAAATTGTTTTAAGTTAATATTTAATGTGCATATGTTATCGTTATATATTATCATTATATATAGTCAGTATCTAGGTAAGAACCCCTTTGGTGtctatccagtctttcctcatagctaaaattctccattcttgGCAGCTTCTTCATAACTCTCCTCTGTATCCATTCTAGTGTGCCCACCACGaccctcaaggacaattagggataggcaataaatgctcagCCTTGCCCACAGCATCCTGAGAACAGTAGACAAACTGTGACTGTTATTTGCTACCAGCAGGAATGCAAAACAATATTAAGTAAAACAGGATACAAACAGGAGCTAAACAGGACACAGGATGATGCATTATAAACTTTATTTAATCATTCCAGGATAATTTAAAAAAGCTTTCagaattcttaattagcacattcatttagataatatcaccaactttaattttaacacctatgtgttctattgtactattgtcgttgacatcttttgatgatctgcttctatcactgcttgtttgtccctacaaccacacacccccacccccccccctccacctctttgtctctctatctctctgccccccacacacacaccttaaaccagcttatatttcaactctttcttggactcgaacgcaagttctgtcgaagggtcatgaggactcgaaacgtcaactcttttcttctccgccgatgctgccagacctgctgagtttttccaggtaattctgtttttgttttggatttccagcatctgcagtttttttgtttttatttcagaattatgATATTGATTTGGttccactcactacaacctatCTTAATTTCATCATTATCTGGCACAACCTTAGTGGGGTTCCCTTTAAACTACCACCACCACAATATGAGAAATACATTTCAAGCAAATTCTAATCACTGAGGTAAATATTATCACAGTGTACACATTGATACGGAGGTGGGCAATTGATTCCTGTAAGTAGCAGACAAGACAGTTCAGCTCAATAGTATTCTTCGTGCTGTTTCTGGCAATTCTTTGCTTTCCGATTTTGTTAAAAGATAGGTTAACCCTGAGTCTTGAGCGATGATGAGAATCCTCACATGAAACAATGGCGTTAGTGCTCTCCTGTGACTGAAGTATTGTGAATGGTATTAAAAGTAAAtgtctgattacagtgtctcCCTGAAGATTTCATCTTGTACTGTTCCAAGTACTTTATATTTTTGTTCACATATTGTATGTTTTCtttatttctgcttttatttccctTTGTATAGTTTTCCAGTCGTCAGGGATATCAGCTTCTTTGGCATTATAAGCCTCAGCAAACTCTTTATTAAAAGTACACAGAACGTATTTCCAGTAAGATGCTGCTTGGATGCTGGTGTCTGGTGGAATATCCCAGGAGACAAAATAATCATTTACACTGCGATAGTCTTTGTAAGGATGAAATTTATCATGTGTTTCTGTACAGCAGAATGAAGCATCACATGCCACTGAAGAAGTGCACACTGTTGCTACAAGCTTTTCATTGAAATCATAGTGATAATATTTTAGACCCTTAGGCCTATGTGTTTCAGAAAAATGCTGCTTGTGCCCTGAGCCTCCCCGTTCACAAGGAACTCCACAGAATGGGCACATCTTCCCACAGCCAAGAACTTGGCGGAAGATTTCTTTAtcaggctgcactgtcagatgtgacAGAATTTCTTTGATGTCACAGTCTCCATTAAAGCCTGATATGAGATTCTGCTCCACATCATCCAGGGCTGCAACAACATCCTTGGCAAACTCGCTAGCTTTGGTGGCATTTTGAAAGAGTACAATTTCCAAACTCCCCTTGTCAATCACAAAATCATCCTTCAAAATATCACGAACTTCTGTTAAAAATTCTGGCACATTTTCCTTCTTAGTCGCCATTGCTTGTTCTAAGGCACTTTTTGTCTTTCTCATCAGAGCTTGGATTATTTTTATGGCAATCCCTGCAATTTTAGTTCCTCCTGTGTAATTCTTTATTATTCTTTTCCTAATCCAATCTTTTGCAAAGACCTTATAGTTTGTAATGTAACATTTGTAATTTTCCACGCAGTGCTCTTCCAGTAATTCTAGTAAAATTACGGCTTGGAGATAGGCTCTGCTGCTCAATTCATGGTTTGTACAGTTGGCTTTTACATCCTCAACAATCTCTACACCAAGCTTTTTGTCAATGGCTTTCTGAAGAGCTGGTTGGAGGCAGTTGCTGCACAGAGCTTGAGCTCTTTTCTGACTTTCTCTTGATAAAGATCTTTAAAAGTGGTATAGTAGGCAGGTTTCTTTTCTTTCAGACAAGTCAATGGATCATTTTTTCTAAATAAATCTTGGTGCATCTTTTGGTAAATTGGAAGGACGTGTCCACATATATACAGCTTTAGATCCACCTCAAAGTTAGTATTAATGTTAAGGCCATGATATTCTGCATCATGTAACTTTTCATCAATTGTTTTCAGCAATAGTTGACAGTGGTTTGGATCAAAATCAACTTTTGCTTTAACCTTCTCCTGTGCATGTTCCTCAGAGTCTTTTATCAAACTATTTGCAAACATTTGCACCTCATTGTTAGAAGTATTTTTGAAAAAGCCCTTAAATCTTTGGTA is a window of Carcharodon carcharias isolate sCarCar2 chromosome 33, sCarCar2.pri, whole genome shotgun sequence DNA encoding:
- the LOC121272182 gene encoding interferon-induced very large GTPase 1-like: MRKTKSALEQAMATKKENVPEFLTEVRDILKDDFVIDKGSLEIVLFQNATKASEFAKDVVAALDDVEQNLISGFNGDCDIKEILSHLTVQPDKEIFRQVLGCGKMCPFCGVPCERGGSGHKQHFSETHRPKGLKYYHYDFNEKLVATVCTSSVACDASFCCTETHDKFHPYKDYRSVNDYFVSWDIPPDTSIQAASYWKYVLCTFNKEFAEAYNAKEADIPDDWKTIQREIKAEIKKTYNM